A single genomic interval of Caldanaerovirga acetigignens harbors:
- the rpoN gene encoding RNA polymerase factor sigma-54 — translation MQMNYSLTLSQTQKLLMTPELRQAITILQLSSLELCDYIEQELLNNPLLDKEEDEYMAFSEDGMRVDEGKANEDTIEWEEYLQDYFDWDFLRFPKERKEEETSFENFVSANQTLQEYLLMQLRLAVADKKIFKIGEFLIGNLDKNGYLAVSVQEAARILRVREEEVEKALKVVQTLDPPGVGARNLQECLLIQVEHKGIKDHKLNELIKHHLEDLAEARYTRIAEKLNVPLSKVQELKDIVLSLDPKPARNFSSANEIQYVIPDAVIEKVGNEYVVIMNDSVTPRLSINPYYRSLLMSEDKESLTSKFLTRKLEAALWLIKSLEQRRMTLYKVIKAIVEVQRDFLEKGISGLKPLTLKQIADVVGVHESTVSRAISGKYVQTPRGVFELKFFFQNGLENENGSSTCAETIKKMLKEMISNEDPYNPLSDQMIADDLKKKGIRISRRTVAKYREQLGIPSSAKRKRY, via the coding sequence ATGCAAATGAATTATAGTCTTACCCTTTCTCAGACCCAAAAGCTTTTGATGACTCCGGAGTTGAGACAAGCGATAACGATACTTCAGTTATCCAGTCTGGAACTTTGCGACTATATAGAGCAAGAGCTGTTGAATAATCCTCTTTTAGATAAAGAAGAGGATGAATATATGGCCTTTTCGGAAGACGGAATGAGGGTTGATGAAGGTAAGGCGAACGAGGACACTATAGAGTGGGAAGAATACTTGCAGGATTATTTCGATTGGGATTTTCTGAGATTTCCCAAGGAGAGAAAAGAAGAGGAGACGAGTTTTGAAAATTTTGTCTCTGCTAACCAGACACTGCAAGAATATCTTTTGATGCAGCTTCGCTTAGCAGTTGCCGACAAAAAAATTTTTAAAATAGGAGAATTCCTGATAGGAAATCTAGATAAAAATGGATATCTTGCGGTGAGCGTGCAGGAGGCAGCAAGGATTTTAAGAGTTCGCGAGGAAGAGGTGGAAAAAGCCTTAAAAGTAGTCCAAACCCTTGACCCTCCTGGTGTTGGCGCAAGGAACCTACAGGAATGTCTCTTGATTCAGGTAGAACATAAAGGAATTAAAGACCACAAATTGAATGAATTAATAAAACATCATTTAGAAGACTTGGCGGAAGCAAGGTACACGAGAATAGCAGAAAAGCTAAATGTGCCGCTTTCTAAAGTTCAGGAACTAAAAGATATAGTGCTGAGCTTAGACCCCAAACCGGCGAGGAACTTTTCGTCGGCTAACGAAATCCAGTATGTAATACCAGATGCGGTTATAGAAAAAGTCGGCAATGAGTATGTGGTAATAATGAACGATTCGGTAACTCCGAGGCTCTCAATTAACCCATATTACAGGTCCTTGCTAATGTCGGAAGATAAGGAGTCTTTGACTTCCAAGTTTCTGACAAGAAAACTGGAAGCGGCCCTCTGGCTCATAAAAAGCCTAGAACAGCGGCGGATGACTCTTTATAAAGTTATAAAGGCCATCGTGGAAGTGCAGCGCGATTTTTTAGAAAAAGGCATATCGGGTTTAAAACCCCTCACTTTAAAACAGATAGCAGATGTTGTGGGGGTGCATGAATCTACCGTCAGCAGAGCGATAAGCGGCAAATATGTCCAAACACCTAGAGGGGTTTTTGAACTGAAATTTTTCTTCCAAAACGGCCTGGAAAATGAAAACGGGTCTTCGACGTGCGCTGAGACCATAAAGAAAATGTTAAAAGAGATGATTTCTAATGAAGACCCTTATAACCCCTTGAGCGATCAGATGATAGCCGATGACTTGAAAAAGAAAGGTATAAGGATATCAAGGCGCACCGTGGCAAAATACAGGGAACAGCTTGGAATACCTTCTTCGGCAAAAAGGAAAAGATATTAA
- a CDS encoding general stress protein yields MAKTVIGVFENRQQAEKAVNEMRNSGFDTNEISVVAKGTKRGNGNDETMNMDTIADGTTTGGILGGLAGLAVGAGALAIPGLGPIVAAGPIAGMLSGAATGGIAGGLLDWGIPEERGRYYEEEVKRGKILAAVRTHDQKVQKAADIMRQNGARDVETH; encoded by the coding sequence ATGGCTAAGACTGTTATAGGAGTTTTTGAAAACCGTCAGCAGGCCGAGAAAGCAGTAAACGAGATGAGAAATTCTGGTTTTGATACCAATGAGATCTCGGTGGTTGCGAAAGGCACGAAGAGAGGAAACGGGAATGATGAAACGATGAACATGGACACGATAGCGGATGGTACTACTACTGGAGGAATTTTAGGAGGCTTAGCAGGACTTGCGGTTGGAGCCGGAGCTTTGGCAATACCAGGACTTGGGCCCATAGTTGCGGCAGGGCCTATAGCGGGAATGCTATCGGGTGCTGCAACTGGTGGAATAGCTGGCGGACTTTTAGACTGGGGTATTCCGGAGGAGAGAGGCCGTTATTATGAAGAAGAAGTTAAAAGAGGTAAGATTTTGGCAGCAGTCCGCACCCACGATCAAAAAGTACAAAAGGCGGCAGACATAATGAGGCAAAACGGTGCGAGGGACGTAGAAACCCATTAA
- a CDS encoding exonuclease SbcC: MLDQFFQDIQNIADVVRDQHISTEQQIKSSLSQASCNMMDSRRLENILNSAKKLEQLAKMGFSNIQANAPQFKNILESMEKQCHEQQVAIDMQVIQAMQQAISALARAQNALLQSQAIDKVFETITKCDDSLSQIEKASSSITQ; encoded by the coding sequence ATGTTGGACCAATTCTTTCAAGACATTCAAAACATAGCTGATGTCGTCAGAGATCAGCATATATCAACGGAGCAGCAGATTAAAAGTTCTCTTTCACAGGCATCTTGCAACATGATGGACTCCAGACGCTTAGAAAATATACTAAATAGCGCAAAAAAGCTGGAACAGTTGGCAAAAATGGGGTTTTCCAATATACAGGCCAATGCCCCACAGTTCAAAAATATATTGGAAAGCATGGAAAAGCAGTGCCACGAGCAGCAGGTGGCCATTGATATGCAGGTAATTCAGGCGATGCAGCAGGCCATATCGGCTCTGGCAAGGGCTCAAAATGCCCTTTTACAAAGTCAAGCAATAGACAAAGTATTTGAGACCATAACAAAGTGCGATGATTCTCTTTCACAAATCGAAAAAGCTTCCAGTTCAATTACCCAATAA
- the deoC gene encoding deoxyribose-phosphate aldolase, with protein MITKEQLAKVIDQTLLKPTATYDDIDKLCEEAKKYGFYLVCVSPCYVSYTAEKLSGSDVKVGTTVGFPLGAISPEVKAFEAKKAVEAGASEVDMVINLGYLKSGDYYAVKEDIEGVVQAAKEANPETIVKVIIETCYLTENEKVTAVKLCMDAKADFVKTSTGFGPGGATVEDVRLISKLVEGKMGIKASGGIRDLKTALQMLDAGATRIGTSSGVAIMEEFE; from the coding sequence ATGATAACGAAAGAACAATTGGCAAAAGTTATAGACCAAACTCTTTTAAAACCTACGGCTACTTATGATGATATCGACAAGCTCTGCGAAGAAGCAAAAAAATACGGCTTTTACTTAGTGTGTGTGAGTCCCTGTTATGTGAGCTACACCGCCGAAAAACTTTCGGGAAGCGATGTGAAAGTTGGAACAACCGTGGGATTCCCTCTTGGGGCTATATCACCAGAAGTTAAGGCGTTTGAAGCAAAAAAAGCTGTTGAAGCCGGAGCTTCTGAGGTGGACATGGTTATAAATCTTGGATATTTAAAAAGCGGAGATTATTATGCGGTGAAAGAGGACATTGAAGGAGTTGTACAGGCGGCAAAGGAAGCAAACCCTGAAACTATAGTTAAAGTTATCATCGAAACGTGTTATCTTACGGAAAATGAAAAGGTTACTGCTGTAAAACTTTGCATGGATGCGAAAGCGGATTTTGTGAAGACCTCTACTGGTTTTGGCCCTGGGGGGGCCACTGTAGAAGACGTACGGCTGATATCCAAGTTAGTTGAAGGCAAAATGGGGATAAAAGCTTCCGGCGGAATAAGGGATCTAAAAACCGCATTGCAGATGCTCGATGCAGGAGCTACCAGAATAGGTACAAGCTCGGGAGTTGCGATAATGGAAGAATTTGAATAA
- a CDS encoding class II SORL domain-containing protein, with translation MDSLKLIIQKDDWKKEKHVPVIEIKGPTKKGEPIDVYLCVGKEIPHPNTTEHHIRWIKLFFQPDGEKFTIHLGTYMFEAHAESTEGPNKGSAKCEPYVYTRVILEKPGSLTALSYCNIHGLWENSLRVDFEN, from the coding sequence ATGGATTCTTTAAAACTTATCATTCAAAAGGATGACTGGAAAAAAGAAAAGCACGTCCCAGTCATAGAGATAAAAGGACCAACTAAAAAAGGCGAGCCAATAGACGTATATCTTTGCGTCGGGAAAGAAATCCCTCACCCGAATACCACTGAACATCACATCAGGTGGATAAAACTATTTTTCCAGCCCGATGGCGAAAAATTCACCATTCACCTGGGAACCTACATGTTTGAAGCTCATGCTGAATCAACAGAAGGACCCAACAAGGGTTCTGCAAAATGCGAACCTTACGTGTATACCCGCGTGATTTTGGAAAAACCAGGTTCGTTGACCGCCTTAAGCTACTGCAACATCCACGGCCTATGGGAGAATTCACTGAGAGTAGATTTTGAAAATTAA
- a CDS encoding ABC transporter permease, with amino-acid sequence MLRQKMLRDLKENKGSYIACTTIIFLGLMIFISLTIVVQNLRISQKTFYKELNFADGFIRLRGIPSGEVKRLESIKGIQKVQGRMVKDVIVLMPGTSDNVYLRLVSVDPNQKDPINGVLLIKGLHLEDDSLSIWVDSKFFKTHNLKIGNKIQIIASGKVRELSIAGSGDSPEFVYALRTASDLYPSPETFGIAFMPIKSMKKLFPNDNLFNEIVFTLKPETDFEKVKEELEKNLSKYGIESIIPRSEQLSHLLLDMELQSVESMSRAMPLLFLSIAGVILYITLKRLIEQQRVQIGILKAMGYTSREILLHYMSYAIFLGFVGGFSGSLSGAFLSFPLASMYSNFFNLPNLKGNFSPTLIFCGILLSLLTSLIAGYQGCKKVLVLEPAEAMRPPTPPYGKKIFLENIRLLWKVLTVQEKMAVRNLSRNVGRSLFIFFGIMISFAISTFTWSMNDLVHKMMFDQYEKVEVYDVKINFTRPLHENGILYELSNLFGIRFVEPVLEVPATIKNQWLKKEAVILGLTKSSRLYNIMDKNYNKVSIPKNGILISERLAKLLRAKVGTKLVVESPFRTDKDPEIIEVAGIIPQYVGLNAYMEIGALQEFLKQRDIVTSALIKIEPQAIKSFKQKYMYSKYINSIEERKQRLSKMKEMMASYGSMIYIYAILGIIIGFAIIYSSLVISLSERSRELSSMMVLGMNPEEVFSVVTFEQWFISIPAMILGIPLSKAMMAGISRFISNDMFSIPEILTLKSLILAFTVTTSSIITAQRAALRKIKFMNILEVLKSVE; translated from the coding sequence ATGTTAAGACAAAAAATGTTAAGGGACTTAAAAGAAAATAAAGGGTCTTATATTGCGTGTACTACAATAATTTTCCTGGGACTTATGATTTTTATTTCTCTAACTATTGTAGTACAAAATCTGAGAATATCCCAAAAGACATTTTACAAAGAACTGAACTTCGCCGATGGTTTTATAAGATTGCGCGGAATTCCTTCGGGCGAGGTAAAGCGACTCGAAAGCATTAAAGGAATACAAAAGGTACAGGGGCGCATGGTAAAAGATGTAATAGTACTAATGCCAGGTACGAGCGACAATGTATACTTAAGACTTGTTTCTGTTGACCCGAATCAAAAAGATCCCATAAACGGTGTCCTCCTCATTAAGGGTTTACATCTTGAAGATGATTCGTTGAGCATATGGGTTGACAGCAAATTTTTCAAAACACATAACCTAAAAATTGGCAACAAAATTCAGATTATAGCAAGTGGAAAGGTAAGAGAGCTTTCAATAGCGGGCTCGGGAGATAGCCCAGAATTCGTATACGCCCTTCGCACGGCATCTGATCTTTATCCTTCGCCGGAAACTTTCGGAATCGCTTTTATGCCTATAAAATCCATGAAAAAGCTTTTCCCTAATGATAACCTGTTTAATGAAATTGTATTTACTTTAAAGCCAGAAACCGACTTTGAAAAAGTGAAAGAAGAGTTGGAGAAAAATCTTTCAAAGTACGGCATAGAGAGCATTATTCCCCGCTCTGAACAACTGAGCCATCTTCTCCTTGACATGGAGCTCCAAAGTGTAGAATCGATGTCCCGAGCGATGCCTCTACTTTTTCTTTCTATTGCAGGTGTAATTTTATACATAACCCTAAAGAGACTTATAGAACAACAGCGAGTGCAAATAGGGATTTTAAAGGCTATGGGATATACCTCTAGAGAAATCCTATTACACTACATGTCTTATGCTATTTTTCTGGGGTTCGTAGGAGGATTCTCAGGAAGCTTGTCGGGAGCTTTCCTTTCCTTCCCATTGGCGTCGATGTACAGCAATTTTTTTAATCTCCCTAACCTTAAGGGAAATTTTTCTCCCACATTAATATTTTGCGGTATATTGCTTTCTCTTTTAACCTCGCTCATTGCTGGATATCAAGGGTGTAAGAAAGTTCTAGTACTTGAGCCTGCCGAAGCTATGCGTCCTCCTACTCCACCCTATGGAAAAAAAATCTTTTTGGAAAATATAAGATTACTTTGGAAAGTCCTAACGGTTCAGGAAAAAATGGCGGTCAGGAATCTATCGAGGAATGTTGGCAGGAGTCTATTTATATTTTTTGGGATAATGATTAGTTTTGCTATCTCAACTTTTACTTGGTCGATGAATGACCTGGTTCATAAGATGATGTTCGATCAGTATGAAAAAGTAGAAGTCTATGACGTTAAAATAAACTTTACAAGACCCCTTCATGAGAACGGCATCTTATATGAACTTTCGAACCTTTTTGGTATTAGATTCGTCGAACCTGTGCTGGAAGTACCCGCCACTATTAAGAACCAATGGCTGAAAAAGGAAGCAGTTATTCTTGGCCTTACGAAAAGCAGCAGGCTTTATAATATTATGGATAAAAATTACAATAAAGTTTCCATTCCAAAAAACGGTATACTAATTTCCGAAAGATTGGCAAAGCTTCTCAGAGCAAAAGTTGGAACTAAACTGGTAGTTGAAAGTCCCTTTAGAACGGATAAAGACCCCGAAATTATCGAGGTTGCGGGAATTATCCCCCAATATGTTGGGCTAAACGCTTATATGGAAATTGGAGCACTCCAAGAATTTTTAAAACAAAGGGATATTGTAACTTCTGCCTTGATAAAAATCGAACCGCAGGCTATAAAATCTTTTAAGCAAAAATATATGTATAGCAAATATATAAACTCGATTGAAGAAAGAAAACAGAGACTGTCAAAAATGAAGGAAATGATGGCTTCTTACGGCAGCATGATATATATATACGCTATTTTAGGAATAATAATAGGCTTTGCCATAATATACAGCTCCCTTGTAATATCCTTGTCAGAGCGCTCAAGAGAACTTTCATCTATGATGGTTTTAGGAATGAATCCCGAGGAGGTATTTTCTGTAGTAACCTTCGAACAATGGTTCATAAGTATACCCGCTATGATTTTGGGCATTCCCCTTTCAAAGGCTATGATGGCAGGAATTTCCCGTTTTATAAGCAATGATATGTTTAGCATACCAGAAATCCTAACACTCAAATCTTTGATTCTTGCATTCACGGTTACAACGTCTTCCATAATAACAGCTCAGAGGGCAGCATTAAGGAAGATTAAATTCATGAACATCTTAGAAGTTCTTAAATCAGTGGAGTAA
- a CDS encoding efflux RND transporter periplasmic adaptor subunit, which yields MKWKFFAFSAILILILALVFYEKNRAIEVEIIEIQPVTLAKTIKEVGKIVPKVEYTIQSVVAGKIIRMYVEEGHEVKTGQVLAEVDSKELEFQLKQLQAELKVLKAQEALSFRKPLDSEVKTQELQVEEAKKDFEAQESEFKRIKELYSQGAVTLKEYESIKNMLEKAKINLQRQQEALKLLYESRNPTEESRTYYAGRIEALEAQIDLLKYKIERCKVTSPIDGIVAELSTKLQDVVSPGTKFMKIFKSGEYLLEVFIPADFAPNINPGMEVKLIQGTNGKELISKGVVEKIAPSAVEKISALGIEEQRIKVTVKPFTAETSKLIPGMVIDVEFTIQEKKEVLAVPKTSLFPYGDGDAVWTVEHGRAKIMPVKTGFESDNFVVIEEGLKEKDLVILNPQTPGLKEGRKIRLKLAKLEI from the coding sequence ATGAAATGGAAGTTTTTTGCATTTTCGGCAATATTAATACTAATCTTGGCGCTTGTTTTTTATGAGAAAAATAGGGCAATTGAAGTTGAGATTATAGAAATCCAGCCAGTCACACTTGCCAAGACAATTAAGGAAGTAGGAAAAATTGTGCCTAAGGTGGAATACACCATCCAGAGCGTTGTAGCAGGAAAAATAATTAGAATGTACGTAGAAGAAGGCCACGAAGTCAAAACAGGACAGGTTTTAGCCGAAGTTGATTCTAAAGAACTGGAGTTTCAATTGAAACAACTTCAAGCCGAACTCAAAGTCTTAAAAGCGCAAGAAGCTTTATCATTTAGAAAACCCTTAGACTCTGAAGTCAAAACTCAAGAGTTACAAGTAGAAGAGGCAAAAAAAGATTTTGAAGCACAAGAGAGTGAATTTAAAAGAATAAAGGAGCTCTATAGCCAGGGTGCTGTCACTTTAAAAGAATACGAAAGCATAAAAAATATGCTGGAAAAGGCAAAAATAAACCTCCAAAGACAACAGGAAGCATTGAAACTTCTTTATGAATCCAGAAATCCTACCGAGGAATCAAGAACTTACTATGCAGGAAGAATCGAAGCCCTAGAAGCACAGATAGACCTTTTAAAGTATAAAATAGAAAGGTGCAAGGTAACTTCGCCTATTGACGGAATTGTGGCAGAACTTTCAACAAAATTGCAAGATGTGGTAAGCCCCGGAACCAAATTTATGAAAATATTTAAAAGCGGGGAATATCTGTTGGAAGTATTTATCCCTGCTGATTTTGCACCGAACATAAATCCGGGGATGGAGGTAAAATTGATCCAAGGTACAAACGGAAAAGAATTAATTTCAAAAGGGGTTGTTGAAAAAATCGCCCCCTCGGCTGTCGAAAAAATATCTGCCCTTGGAATCGAAGAACAGCGCATTAAAGTTACTGTAAAACCTTTTACCGCGGAAACATCAAAATTAATACCCGGCATGGTTATAGATGTAGAATTTACGATTCAAGAAAAAAAAGAAGTGCTTGCTGTGCCTAAAACTTCCCTTTTCCCCTATGGGGACGGCGACGCTGTATGGACGGTAGAACATGGAAGGGCCAAAATAATGCCCGTAAAAACAGGTTTTGAAAGTGATAATTTTGTAGTAATCGAGGAAGGATTAAAAGAAAAAGACCTGGTAATACTTAATCCCCAAACACCTGGTCTTAAAGAAGGTAGGAAAATCCGCTTAAAGCTCGCAAAACTGGAGATTTAA
- a CDS encoding GntR family transcriptional regulator → MLEVLERNIRENAREYAIRVLYHNIINMNLEPGQQISESEISKILGISRTPVREALIELSKLSLVEIYPQRGTYISKIDMDRVEESRFARCVLEKAVVKLACKMIDERYEAEIEENLKLQEVSAKRKDFKHLLFLDNKFHELIFKACNKEATFNLIRSMMSHFDRVRILNFVKMDMNRTVNDHKKIYHAIKERDEKKAEELMEEHLTRVVFDQEYLRKLYPEYFK, encoded by the coding sequence ATGCTGGAAGTCCTGGAAAGAAACATTAGAGAAAATGCGAGAGAGTATGCCATAAGAGTTCTGTATCATAATATTATAAATATGAACTTAGAGCCGGGACAGCAAATAAGCGAGAGCGAAATTTCTAAGATTTTGGGAATCAGCCGCACGCCGGTCAGGGAAGCGCTGATAGAACTTTCAAAGTTGTCTCTGGTAGAAATATACCCGCAGAGAGGCACGTACATTTCCAAAATAGATATGGATAGGGTGGAAGAATCTCGTTTCGCAAGATGTGTTCTTGAAAAGGCGGTTGTCAAGCTTGCATGCAAGATGATTGATGAAAGATACGAGGCTGAAATCGAAGAAAATCTGAAATTGCAGGAAGTAAGCGCCAAGAGAAAGGATTTCAAGCACCTGCTTTTTCTCGATAATAAATTTCACGAGTTGATTTTTAAGGCTTGTAACAAAGAAGCGACTTTTAATCTCATTAGAAGCATGATGTCGCACTTTGACAGAGTGCGAATCCTCAACTTCGTAAAAATGGACATGAATAGGACTGTAAACGACCATAAAAAAATATACCATGCAATTAAGGAAAGGGACGAAAAAAAGGCGGAAGAATTAATGGAGGAACACCTTACAAGAGTAGTCTTTGACCAGGAGTATCTCAGAAAGCTGTATCCGGAATATTTTAAGTGA
- the uxuA gene encoding mannonate dehydratase — MKLVFRWFGKEYDKIPLEYIRQIPGITGVVTSLMDIPVGEVWPQERLKALKEEVERQGLKVEVIESVNVHEDIKLGEPSRDIYIENYIETMKNLAQIGVKVICYNFMPVFDWLRTELERPLEDGSRTMAYRHEMVMKIDPKNFANEFIDQSGDVELPGWEPERLKEISETLKKYSDMTEEKYWRNIKYFLDSIIPYAEKFDIKMAIHPDDPPWPIFGLPRVITSRENIRKFLDLYKSPYNGITLCTGSLGADRRNDLPAIIKEFAKEGRIHFAHIRNLKFEAEKDFYESAHLSKCGSFDMFEIVKAFYDSGFDGYVRPDHGRMIWGETGRPGYGLYDRALGATYIMGLWEAIDKMSRN, encoded by the coding sequence ATGAAACTGGTCTTTAGATGGTTCGGGAAAGAGTACGACAAAATTCCACTAGAATATATCCGGCAAATTCCGGGCATCACAGGGGTTGTTACGAGCTTGATGGACATTCCAGTGGGAGAAGTATGGCCGCAGGAAAGGCTCAAAGCTTTGAAAGAAGAGGTTGAAAGACAAGGACTTAAAGTCGAAGTCATTGAAAGCGTAAATGTCCATGAGGATATAAAGTTAGGAGAGCCTTCTAGAGATATTTATATTGAAAACTACATTGAAACGATGAAAAATTTAGCGCAAATAGGTGTAAAGGTAATTTGCTATAACTTCATGCCTGTATTCGACTGGTTGAGGACGGAGCTGGAAAGGCCTTTAGAGGACGGTTCTCGAACTATGGCATATCGGCATGAAATGGTCATGAAGATTGATCCAAAAAATTTTGCTAACGAATTTATAGACCAATCCGGTGATGTCGAATTACCCGGCTGGGAACCGGAAAGGCTGAAAGAAATCTCCGAAACCCTGAAAAAATACAGTGATATGACCGAAGAAAAATATTGGCGGAACATAAAATATTTTTTAGACAGCATAATTCCGTATGCAGAAAAATTCGATATAAAAATGGCCATACATCCGGATGATCCACCGTGGCCTATCTTTGGTTTGCCAAGAGTTATTACGAGCAGGGAAAATATTCGTAAATTCCTTGATTTATACAAGAGCCCATACAATGGAATTACTCTTTGCACGGGTTCGCTGGGTGCTGACCGGAGAAACGACCTACCGGCAATAATCAAGGAGTTTGCCAAAGAAGGGAGGATACACTTCGCCCATATAAGAAATCTAAAATTCGAAGCTGAAAAGGACTTTTACGAAAGTGCTCACCTGTCAAAGTGCGGCTCATTCGATATGTTTGAAATAGTTAAGGCTTTTTACGATAGCGGATTTGATGGATATGTGCGTCCTGACCATGGCAGAATGATATGGGGCGAAACGGGACGCCCGGGATACGGACTATACGATAGGGCATTGGGAGCAACGTATATCATGGGATTATGGGAAGCTATTGACAAGATGAGCAGAAATTGA
- a CDS encoding TRAP transporter substrate-binding protein — MKVRVKVISLILVLALVLISITACSGGKKGQENNAGQKQETIEWKFGYLANEEHIWHKTAQEFARLVNEKTNGRLVIKLYPNEQLGSEMDVLNMIRDGSADMTISGESMQNWAPKAALMAVPYAFRDINHMKKVIEGEIGKEISQEIMDKVGVTPLYYHLRAPRNLTSNKPIRNLSDLKGLKLRVPNVPVFVEAWKAAGASPQVMAFSEVFTALQQNVIEAQENPYDLILSGGLYEVQKYVNETEHVIGWVYVVVGNKQLNSLPEDMRKAVLEAAKEVQVYANQLFEKDTEACKQKLIEKGMTIISDVNKEEFKNAMVPAVLKMLNDEQKALYQKILEVQ, encoded by the coding sequence ATGAAAGTAAGGGTAAAAGTAATTTCGCTAATTTTAGTATTGGCTCTTGTCTTGATTTCTATTACAGCGTGCAGTGGAGGCAAGAAGGGCCAAGAAAATAATGCCGGGCAAAAACAAGAGACGATTGAATGGAAATTCGGTTACCTTGCAAATGAAGAACACATATGGCATAAGACTGCCCAAGAATTTGCAAGATTGGTCAACGAAAAGACGAATGGCCGCCTTGTGATCAAATTGTATCCCAACGAGCAGCTTGGCAGCGAAATGGATGTACTCAACATGATAAGGGATGGGTCCGCGGATATGACCATATCAGGTGAATCCATGCAGAACTGGGCACCTAAAGCAGCACTGATGGCAGTACCTTATGCATTTAGGGATATAAATCACATGAAAAAAGTGATTGAAGGTGAAATAGGCAAGGAGATAAGCCAGGAAATCATGGACAAAGTAGGGGTAACACCGCTTTATTATCACTTGAGGGCACCTAGAAACCTGACTTCAAACAAGCCGATTAGAAATCTAAGCGATCTTAAAGGACTAAAACTGCGTGTTCCTAATGTTCCTGTTTTTGTAGAAGCGTGGAAAGCGGCAGGGGCAAGCCCGCAGGTAATGGCCTTCAGCGAGGTGTTTACAGCATTGCAACAAAATGTGATTGAAGCTCAAGAAAACCCGTATGACTTGATATTGAGTGGAGGACTTTATGAAGTGCAAAAGTATGTGAACGAGACGGAGCACGTAATAGGATGGGTTTACGTTGTAGTTGGGAATAAACAGCTCAATTCCCTCCCTGAGGATATGAGAAAAGCCGTGTTGGAAGCTGCAAAAGAGGTACAAGTTTACGCCAATCAGTTGTTTGAAAAGGATACGGAAGCGTGCAAGCAAAAGCTTATCGAAAAAGGTATGACGATAATTTCCGACGTTAACAAGGAAGAGTTCAAAAACGCTATGGTGCCGGCTGTGCTCAAGATGTTAAACGATGAGCAAAAAGCTCTATATCAAAAGATACTGGAGGTTCAGTAA